The Thermodesulfobacteriota bacterium nucleotide sequence AGCGGACTCCCCACGTCGCAAGCATCCCGCGGATCGATTCCGCAGACTCCGGGGGGCCGGAGAGGACCAGTGCCCGCCGCTCCGCAAGCGCCTTCGCCGCCGGCTCGCCGGATTCCGCGGCCCGCTTCTCGAACTCGACGACGAACCAGAAGGTGGACCCCTGTCCGGGGGCGCTCGTGAGGCCGATCCGCCCCCCCATCATCTCTACGATCTCCTTGGAGATCGTCGTGCCGAGACCCGTACCGCCGAATTTCCGGGTGATCGACTCGTCCGCTTGGGCGAATCGGTCGAAGATCCGCTGCTGTGCGGAAAGCGGGATTCCGATCCCGGTGTCGACGACCTCGAACCGGACCGTGGCGCTCGAAGGGGACTCCCTTTCGAGGAGGATCCGGGTCCCGACCTCTCCGCGTTCCGTGAACTTCACGGCGTTCCCCAGAAGGTTGAGCAGGACCTGTCGCAGCAGGAGCGGGTCTCCTCTCAGGAGGAAAGGCGCCTTCGGGTCCACGTGGAGGTACATTCCGAGTTCCTTGCTCCGAGCCTGGGGCTCGATGATGGCCATGGCGTTCTTCGCCAGTTCGTGCAGGTCGAAATCGGTCACCTGCACCTGGACCCTGCCGGCCTCGATCTTGGAAAGGTCCAGGATGTCCTGCATCAGGTGCAGCAGGGTCCGCGCCGAGGCGTCCGCCGTTTTCGCAAGCACCTCCTGTTCCGACGAAAGCGGCGTCCCCTTCAACAGGTCGATCAGGCCGATGATCCCGTTCAGCGGGGTTCGCATCTCGTGACTCATGTTCGCGAGGAACCTGTTCTTCGCCCGGTTCGCCTCCTCGGCGCGCTGCCCCGCGGCCGTCAGCTTCTTCAGCAGGACCGAAATGTACATCGAAAGCGTCAGGATACCCATCAGCAGGCCGATCCCCAGCGTCGGCCGCTCATACCAGAAGGGATTGACCGAGATCGCCAGGCCGAAGCCGGCGGTTCCGACGAGGGCGGCGACGAGGAGATACTTCCTGCCGAACCGGAACCCGTTTCCGAAGATCACCCATAGCATGATGACGTACAGCGGGGCGCCCGCCTCCTCGGTAAGGGCGATGGCATGGGCCATCAGCCCGAGGTCCCCCACGATACCGATGTAGCGGCGAATCGGGGAAATCCCGGGATGGAACACAATGTGGAGGAAAATGCCGACGGCGCAGACGGGATAGATAAAGGCCGTGTAGAGAATGCGCGTTTCATGGTCGGTGAGCGGTCCTTTCCGGAGCAGGAACCAGTAGACCAGGAGGTAGGCAAGAACCAGGAGGAGGATGACGACGCGGATCAGCGCCTGCTCGTGCTCCGAATCCGGGCGCTTGGAAAGCTCCTTCCACGCATCCCGGAAATTTCCGTTCAGTATCGAGCGCCAGACCCGCACCGATTACCCCCCGCATCCCGCCGCGCATTTGAGATCCGGGAGGCGTTATCGGCGCTACGTCAGGAAAACTTTACAAATTTCCGCTTTCCGGCATCACATTTCCCGGGTCCAGGTGACCCGGAGGAGGTCGGCGTCCTCCGCCCACTTGTAAGTGATGGCGCCCCGGTACGCCTTCCGGATCTCCCTGCCGATCCGCTGGGCGAGTTTGCCGTCCGTGGTCAGCAGCTCGACGCCGGTGTCGGCGTCACGGATTTCCATGATCCGTTCGAGAGGATTGATTCCGCGGGCCCGCTCCTCCTCCTTGCGCGCGAGCTTCACGAGCTCCTCCCGGTGGGTCTTGAGGAACCTTCCCCGCAGCGTCAGCACCCCGGAGGGGAACCCGTCGGCGATCTTGGAGCAGGCGGGGCATCGCCTCAACGGGGCGCCGGCGCGCATGAGCGAGGCGGCCTCCTTCTCGTCGATGTACCAGCGCTTCTTCTTGGAGATTACGCGGCAGATGGGGCAGACGCCCACCGAAGGGGCTGCCTTCCTGGGCAGGTAGGGATCCGATGTCCTGTCGACGTTTTTCCGGCTGGCGGGCTCGTAGCGGGTCGTTGCCATCGATTGGCCCTCCAGCCCATGATACCACCAAAAACTCTACTCCACCTTCACTCCTTCCGGGACCCGGCGGACCGTCACGGGAACGGAGGCGGCGGCCCTCCGGGCCAGCTCCCCCGCGGCGCTCATCGCTCCGATGGGGCCGCGAACCCACCGGTCGATCGCCCTCGCCAGCTCGCGCACGCCGTACTCGGGCCGGTACCCTTCGGACGCCAGGAAGGATGCGGCGTCCTCCTCGACGACGAGCCGCACCCCGTGGTCCCGGAGAAGCTGCTCGCCCAGGTCCTCGAGCTGCGCCGCCAGCACCTTCCGGACATCTTCCGGAGACAGCGCGCGGAACACGACCTGCTCGTCCACCCGGTTCAGGAACTCGGGGCGGAAGCGCCTGCGCGCTTCCGAGAGGGCGGCGTCCGCCGCCACGGTCCCGCCGACGGCGTGGAATCCCGCTTCCGTCCGGACGCGGATGTTCCCGGTCATGATGAAGACGGCGTTGCGCGCGTCCGCCGTCCGCCCCTGCGCGTCGGTGATCCTTCCGTCGTCGAAGAGCTGGAGGAACAGGTCGAAGACGCGCGGCGCGGCCTTCTCGACCTCGTCGAGCAGGACAACGGAGTACGGGGTGGTCCGGAGGCGGTCGACGAGCTGCCCTCCCTCCTCGTGGCCGACATACCCCGGGGCCGCCCCGATCAGGCGGGAGATGCTCGTCTCGTCCTGGTACTCGGACATGTCGATGCGGATGAAGGCGTTCTCCCCCGGGAACAGGTACTCGGCGATCCCCTGGGCGAGCCAGGTCTTTCCCACGCCGGAAGGGCCGAGGAACAGGAAGATCCCCAGCGGCCGCCGGCGGTCGCCGAGCCCCGCGTGGGAGAGGACCAGACGCCGGCATACCCGGGCGATCGCCTCCTCCTGCCCGACGATCCGCCGGGAGAGGAACCCTTCGAGGCCCCGTATCCGCGACTCGGCGATCCCCCCCAGGCCGCCGGTCGCCACCTCCGGGGGCACTCCCAGCTTGGAGGACACGACGCGCGCGACGTGCTCCGGCGTGACCGTCGCCACTCCCGCGGGAACGAACGGCTCGGAATCCGCCGTCGCAGCGAAGGAAAGCATCGGCACGCGGCACTCCGCGCAGGCGCGGTCGAGCAGGTCGACGGCCTTGTCCGGGAGGAAGTGCGTGGGATCGAACCGCACGGCCAGGTCGACGGCGGCATCGAGCGTCGCGTCCGCGATCGTCACCCCGAAGTGCCGCTCCCGGTGGGCGCGGATCCCCTCGAGGATCTCGACCGCCTCGTCGCGCCCCGGCTCGGGGACCTGGATCGCCTGGAAGCGGCGCTCGAGCGCCGGGTCCTTCTCGATGCTGCGCCGGTACTCCGAGATCGTCGTGGCCCCGATGCACCGCAGCTCCCCCCGGGCCAGCGCGGGCTTCATGATGTTCCCGGCGTCCATCGGAGCGCCCTCGGCGCGTCCCGCGCCGGCCACGTTGTGGAACTCGTCGATGAAGAGGATGACCTCCGGGTGGGACCGGACCTCGTCGATCAGCTTGGTCAGCCGCTCCTCGAACTCCCCGCGGTACTTCGTTCCGGCCACCATCTCGCCCATCGTCAGCTCGACCAGGCGCCGCCCGGGGAGCAGGTCCCGGTCCCTGCCGGTTGCGATCCGTTCCGCGAGCGCCTCGACGACCGCGGTCTTGCCGACGCCGGCCTCGCCGATCAGCACCGGGTTGTTCTTCATGGGCATCATGAGGACCATCACGAGCTGCCGCAGGATGTTCCGCGTCCGGTCGGAGTCGACGAACGGCAGGAGGCGCCCCTCCCGCGCGGCCCGCGTGATGTCCCGGCCGAACCGGTCGAGCACGGGGGTGTCCGTGGCCGCGTCCGCGCCCGTCTCCGCGCCCGCCTCCGGCTCCCGGCGGACGCCGGGTACAGGCGCCCCCTCCCGCGCCCCTTCGAGCAGGTCCCGCAGCAGCTTCGAGGCGGAGATCCCCGCTCCCGCAAGCGCCGCGGAGATGATCGGCCCGTCGGCTTCGACGGTCGCCGCAAGGAGGTGGCCCGCGGTAACTTCCTCCCCTTCCGCCCCGGCCAATTCTTCCGCCCGCCGGAAGATCCAGAGGCATTCCCGGCTCCGGGTGACCGAGGGTTCGGCGTGGACGATGTTCCCCGGCCTCAGGCGCGACCGGACCCTCCTCCGGAAAGCGTCGATCGAGACGCCCTGGGCGGCGAACGCGGCCGCGATGCGGTCCCCCTCCTCCCGGATGGCGTCCACGGGAAGCGTCTCGATCCGGGTGAAACGGAGGTAATCGAGGATCTTCCCGAGGCTGCAAAGCCCGATGAGCAGGTGCTCCCGCTCCAGCAGCGCGTGCCTGCCGCGCGCGGCCTCCGCCGCCCCGATCTCCCAGACCATTCTTGCGGCTTTCGTGAGCTGCGGCATGGTCAGACCCGGAATTCCGTGAGGGACCGGAACTCGGAAATCCTCCGGCCGATCTCCTCTTTGGAGAGCCCCTGGAGCCGCTCGGTGCTGAACGCCTCCACGGTGAAGGACGCGATCGCGCTGCCGTACATCGTCGCGAGGCGGTAATCCATCTCGCCGATCTCGCCGCTCCCGCGGGACGCAAGGTACCCCATGAATCCGCCCGCGAAGCTGTCCCCCGCCCCCGTGGGGTCGAAGATGGTCTCCAGCGGATACGCCGGCGCCGCGAAGACCGTGCCGTCGGAGACGTGCAGGACGCCGTACTCCCCCCGCTTGACGACGACGCGCCCCGGCCCCATGTCCATCAGCTTCCGCGACGCCTTCACGAGGTTGTACTCGTCCGTGAGCTGCCGGACCTCTGCCTCGTTGATGACCACGATATCGACGTTCCGGATGACTTCCCGGAGGAGCTGCGGGCTCTTCGCGATCCAGAAGTTCATCGTGTCCAGGGCGACGATCCTGGGCTTGCGCACCTGGGCCAGGATGTCGAGCTGAAGCCGGGGATCGATGTTGCCGAGGAACAGGTACGGCGTCTCCCTCCAGGCCGCCGGCAGCTCGGGGACGAAATCCTTGAACACGTTCAGGTCGGTACGCACCGTGTGGGCGGTGTTGAGGTCGTACTCGTAATACCCTTTCCAGTGGAAGGTCTCGCCGTCCGCGATCTTCAGCCCCTGGAGGTCGATCCCGCGGGAGGCGAGCATCTCGACGGTGGCTTTCGGGAAATCGCGCCCGACGACGGAGACCAGGCGGACGGGGGCGAAGTAGCTCGCCGCCAGGGAGAAGTAGGTGGCCGACCCGCCGACGACCCGCTCCACCTCCCCGAACGGCGACTTGATGCTGTCGAACGCCATCGATCCGACGACCAGCAGGCTCATGGGAGCATCATAACGCACGCAGGAGGATGTCCGCCAGCAAAGCGAGCATCACGAGCACGAGGTAGCCGATCGAGGCGGCGAAGGCGCGCCCGTAGCGGCGGGAGGCCACCGTGTCCCCGTAATAGATCCCGAGGAATGCCGCCCCGAGCAGGAACGACGCCCACCCGAAGAAGCCGGAAAGCCCCCCCAGCGCCCAGAGGGAAAGGGTCAGCGGCGGGAGCGCCGCCGCATAGAGGAAGATGAGCACCTTCGTGTACGGCTCGCCGAACGCCACCGGGAGGACCGGCACCCCCGCCGCCCGGTATTCCTCGCGGTATTTCAGCGCCAGCGCCCAGAAATGAGGCGGCTGCCACAACAGGAGGAACAGGAACAGGATCCATCCGTCCGCCCCGAGGCGCGGCTCCACGGCGGCGTAGCCGATCAGCGCCGGGAGCGCCCCGGGAACCGCGCCGGGGATCGTCCCGTAGGGGGATCGGCGCTTCCAGACCATCGTGTACAGGACCGAGTACCCCCCGGCGGCCAGGGCGAGCAGCAGGAAGACGGTCCGGTTGATCCCGAAGGCCGCCAGCGCGAGCGACGCGGCGACGGCAGCGGCCGCCGACACCGCGATTCGACCGCGGCCGACGCTCCGGAGCGCCGCGATCCTCCGGGAGAGCCTCGGCATCCGCTCGTCCGTTTCCTCGTCGAGCACGGTGTTCAGGGCGGCAGATCCTCCGGCCGCGCCCAGGAGGCAGACGAGCGTGAGGGCGGCCGTCGCGGCGTCCGGCAAGCCGCGGCGGGCGAGGACCATCCCCGCGAATCCCGTCAGGGCGACCGCGGCGACGATGCCGGGCTTGACCAGCAGGAGCGAGGACGGCTTCAGAGGGGAGGCAGGGATAGCGTATTCCTTTCCGCCCGGATCGCGCCGATCCAGAGGCGGCCGAGGACCCACAGGATCCCCAGCGCGGTCGCGAGGTGCACCGCGACGGCCAGGAACATGAGCTCCGAGAGCACCACCATCCACCCGATGCCGATCTGCGCCGCCACCAGGAAGAGGAACGTCGCCCCCAGCCCGCGGTTCACCCGCTGGATCGGGTCGCTCAGGAAATAGACGCAGATCGCCAGCGCCGTCAGCAGGATCATGACGCCCGCCAGGCGATGGGAGTAGTGCGCCAGGACGCCCGCGCCGGTGAAGGAAGGGATCCATTCCCCGAGGCATCTCGGGAAATCGGGGCATGCCCGCCCGGCCTGGAGATGCCGGACGTAGGCGCCGAGGCCCGCCTGGAAATAGACCAGGGCGGCGAGGCTGAAAAACAGCGCGGAGGATCCGCGGAAGGAGAAATCGGGCGGCTCGAACGCGCCGTCGAAGTGCGCCATGTAGAGCGCGAGGAGGAACAGCAGGATCCCGGCCATGAAGTGGACGGTGGTGAGCTGCACCGGAATCTCGAGCAGCACCACGGCGCCCCCCATGACGATCTGCAGCGCCAGGAGGAGCAGCGTCAGCGCCGGGACGAGCCGCGCCGGCCCCCGATAGTCCCGGTACCTTCGGAACGACAGGGCGGCGAGGAGCGCGGCCCCGGCTCCCGCGATCACCCGGTGGAGGAACTCCATGTAGATGTCCCAGCGCCACGGCGGGAGGATGCTGCCGTGGCACAGCGGCCAGTCCGGGCACGCGAGCCCGGCCTTCAGCCCCGCCACCAGGTTTCCCCACACCAGCGCCAGGAACAGGACCCCCACGGTCGCACGGCCGAGCATCGCGGCACCTCCTGCCTTCAGCCCGAATTTCTCAGAGTATTCCCCCGATTATCCCTGCCCCGGGCGGTCAGCGCAACAGCGTGTCGGACAACGTCCCCAAGATGATAAGGACCAGGAACAGGATGGGGACGAGGGCGAACCCCCACACCAGCCGGCTCTCCCCCTTCAGATGCATGAAGAACAGCGCCACCAGCGACGCCTTCACCGACGCGATGAGCAGCGCGACGACGGCGTTCATTATCCCCAGGTTCACGTATGACACCAGGACGGTAACGACCGTCAGCGCCAACAGCGCGGCGTAGACCCCGATGTATCTCCGGCGGGCGCCCGTATCCCCGGTTCTCATCTTTCGCCTCACCCGATCAGGTACAGGAGGGGGAACAGGTAGATCCACACCAGATCGACGAAGTGCCAGTACAGCCCCGACATCTCCGCCGGCGTGGTGTAGCTCTCCGAGAGCCGCCCCCTGCCCGCGAGAACGACGACGTATGCCAGAACCCCCATGCCGAGGAGCACGTGGATCCCGTGCAGCCCCGTCAGTGCAAAGTACAGGGAAAAGAAGATGTTGGTACCCGGATAGGCCCCGTGGCGGAACTCCGCGGTCCACTCGACGTACTTCACGCAGAGGAAGACCGCGCCCAGCAGGATCGTCGCACCGTAGCAGCCCCGCAGCAGGCGGACCTTCCCCTTCCGGATAGCGTCGACGCCGAGGACCACCGTCAGGCTGCTCGTGATGAGGACGATCGTGTTGGCCAGGCCGAGGATGCGGTCGAGCTTCAGGTGCTCCGCGTGGAACAGCGCGGGATACTCCGCGCGGTAGACCGCGTACGCGGTGAAGAGCGCCCCGAAGAGGAGCACCTCGGTGGCGAGGAAGGTCCAGACGCCCAGCTTGGCCGTCTCGAACCCGGCCGGACCGCCGTGAGCCGCGTGCGGGGCGCTCACGCGGGCGTCCTTTTCGGCTTCCCGTACCCGTAAGGCCAGTCGGTCACCTCCGGGATCTCGTGGAAGTTCTCCGTCGCGGGGGGCGAGGGGGTCCGCCACTCGAGCGACAGCGCCCGCCAGGGGTTTCCGGAGGCGCGGGCGCCCTTTCGCAGCGAATGCCAGAGGTTCCAGAACAGCAGCAGGACCCCGGCCGCCAGCAGGAAGGAGCCGATCGTGGCGATCACGTTCTCCTGGTGGAATTTCGGGAGGTACTCCGCGTAGCGGCGCGGCATCCCGCGGACGCCGACGATGAACATCGTGAAGAAGGTGACGTTGAAGCCGACGAAGATCAGCGCCCAGGCGGCGCGCGCCAGCTTCTCGCCCGGCATCCGGCCCGTCATCTTCGGGAACCAGTAGTGGAGCCCCGCGAAGAACCCCATGACGGTTCCGCCCATCATCGTGTAGTGGAAGTGCGCCACGACGAAGTAGGTATCGTGGAGCTGGACGTTGGTGCTCAGCGCGGCCAGGAACGGCCCCGTGAGCCCGCCGATGATGAACAGGAAGATGAAAGTGAGCGCATACAGCATGGGGGACTCGAAGGTGATGGACCCCCTGTAGAGCGTGGCGATCCAGTTGAACACCTTCACCGCGGTGGGCACGGCCACGAAGAAGGTCAGGAACGAGAAGATCGCGTTGGCCAGCGGCGACATCGCCGAGGTGAACATGTGGTGCCCCCACACCAGGAAGCCGATGAAGGCGATCGCCAGCGAGGAGTACGCGATGGCCTTGTACCCGAAGATCGGCTTCCGCGAGAAGACCGGGATCACCTCGGAGACGATCCCCATCGCGGGGAGGATCATCACGTAGACCACCGGGTGGGAATAGAACCAGAAGAAGTGCTGGAACAGGACCGGGTCCCCCCCCTTGGCCGGGTCGAAGAAGGCCATCCCGAGGAGCCGCTCCATGGCCAGCAGCAGGAACGTCACCCCGACCACGGGGGTGGCGACGACCTGGATGATGCTGGTGGCGTACATCCCCCAGACGAACAGCGGCATCCGGTGCCACGTCATCCCGGGAGCGCGCAGCTTGTGGACGGTGACGATGAAGTTCAGCCCGGTCAGGATGGAGGACATCCCGATGAGGAAGATCCCGAAGGAGAGGGTCGCCACCGCGGCCCCCGTCTTCGCCGAGTACGGAGTGTAGAAAGTCCACCCCGTGTCCATCGGGGCCACGAGGGAGGCGAGGACGACGAGGAAGCCGGCGACGAAGACCCAGTAGCTTGCGAGGTTCAGCCGGGGGAACGCCACGTCCCGCGCCCCGATGTGCAGCGGGATGAAGAAATTGCCCAGCCCCGAGGGGATGGCGGGGATGATGAAGAGGAAGATCATCATCGCCCCGTGGAGGGTGAAGAACACGTTGTAGGCGTGGGCGCTGAAATACTTCGTCTGCGGCGTCAGAAGCTCCAGCCGCAGCAGCATGGCGAAGAGCCCCCCCAGCAGGAAGAACACGATGGTCGTGAGGAGGTACATCACGCCGATCCGCTTGTGGTCGAGCGTGAACGCCCACGAGCGCCAGCCGCGCTCCGCCAGGTACCCGCTCTCGTCCCCGCCGCTTTCCGTCACGCGGTCATTTTCCACGGCGCCCTCATTTCAGCTTTTTCAGCCATTCCACCAGCGCGGAGACGTCCTCCGGGGTCAGGGTGGTCTTGAAGGTCGGCATCACGTTCGGGTATCCCCTCGCGATCTTCGCGCCCGGGTCCACGATCGATTCCCTCAGGTACTCCTCGTCGGCGACGGCTTCGGCCGCGCCCTCCAGCGGCCGCTTCGAGCCGAACAGCCCTTTGAGGTTCGGGCCGATCTTCGCCGGGCCTTCGACGGCGTGGCAGTTCAGGCAGCCCGCGGATTTCGCGAGCCGCTCTCCGCGCGCCGCCGGCGGCTCGACCGCCCCCGCCGGCCCTTCGCGCTCCCCCGCCTCCCACCGCGCGTATTCCTCCGGCGCCATCACGATCAGCTCCGCGAGCATGTTGGAGTGCTGCGTGCCGCAGTAGACCGTGCAGTAGATCTGGAAGCGCCCCGGGCGCTCCGGGTGCAGAGTCAGCGTCGTGATCCGCCCCGGGATCATGTCCATCTTCACCCGGAAATCCGGCAGGGAGAAGCCGTGGATGACGTCGGAGGCGGAGAGGAGGAACTTCACCGTCTTCCCGGCGGGCACGCGGATCTCGTTGACCGCGGTCCGGCCGTCCGGGTACCGCACCTCGTACAGCCACTGGCGGCCGTTGACGTGGACCTCCGTCGCCGCTTCCGGGGGGCCGGAGAGGTCGGCATACACCCTCCAGCCGTAGTAGAAGATGGCGACCACCACGATCGACGGGATGAGGACCCAGAAGAACTCGAGGAGGTGGTTCCCCGTGATCTGCGGCGTCTCGTTGTCCCGGTCCGGCCGGCGGCGCCGGTACTTCACGGCGAACCAGATGAGCAGCCCCTGGGTGAGGAAAAAGAAGAAGCCGCCGATGACGGCGATCATCACGAACACGCCGTCGACCCGCGCGGCCTGCTCCGAAGCCGCCCCGAATGCGAGCCCTTCCGCCATCACTCCCCCGCCTCCCGGCCCGGCGCCCTCCGCCCGGGACGGATCCGGAGATACAGGAACAGCGCCGCGAGCAGGAGCAGCGTGGCCGCCCCCGCGGCCTTCATGATGTTCCTCGCGACCAGGGCGTATTTCCTCCCCGCCGGGTCGTACTGGTAGCAGAACATCAGGATCGCGTTCGCGGCGGTGGAAGCGCCGATCTTCCCGCCCGCCGCCTCGATGAGGGCGAGCTTCAGGTCCAGCGGCGGGATCTCGATCCCGTACAGGTAGCGGGATACGGCACCGTCGGGAGTCAGGACGATCGCGACGGTCGCGTGCGCGTATTCGACGCCAACCTTCTTATAGCGGAAGCCGACGGATTCCGTCAGCCGCCGGATGGATTCCGGCGATCCCCTCAGGAACAGCCAGCGGTCGTCCGCGTCCGCGAGCCCCTTCAGGAAGGAGTGCGTCTCGTCCGCCCGCGCCCGGGCGTTCCGCGGCTCCTCCTCCGGGTTGATGCTCACGGTGACGATCCGGTAATCCTTCGAGACGGACAGCCCCTTCACCTGGTCCATGGTCGCGGCGTAGGACCGGAACGTCAGGGGGCAGAGCATGGGGCACGTGTAGTAGTTCAGCGTCAGGATCGCGGGCCCCCCGCGGAGGTAGTCGCCCAGCCGGACCGTCTTCCCCGAGAGATCGATCAAGGGCAGCTCCATCGGGACCCGGGCCCCGAGGCGCTCGTCGACGCCCACTCCCGCCAGCCCCTCGTCCTGCGCTTCATGCGCGGCCGCCCGGAAGGCGGGGAGGGCGAGGAGCGCGAGAAGCGTGAACAGCGCGGCGGCGCGGCGCACGGCGGTCACACGACGATCGGTTCCCCGGGGTGGGGAACGACGGGGTCCCATCCCAGCCGGTTGCGCAACGTCTGCGCGAATTCGAGGGAGACCGATTCCTCCCCGTGGGTCACCAGCACCTTCCCCGGCTGCGACTCGAAGCGGCCGGCCCAGGCCAAAAGGTCCTCCCGGTCCGCGTGGGCGGACAGCCCGCCGATCGTGTAGACGTCCGCGGCCACCGCGATATCCTCTCCCAGCACCTTCACCCGCTTCGCGCCGTCGACGATCCTGCGGCCGAGGGTCCCCTGCGCCTGGAACCCGACGAACACCACGCTGCATTCCTTCCGCCAGAGGTTGTGCTTGAGGTGATGCTTGATTCTGCCCGCGTTGCACATCCCGCTGCCGGCCATGATGATCCCGCCCCCCCGGAGCGAGT carries:
- the coxB gene encoding cytochrome c oxidase subunit II, with protein sequence MAEGLAFGAASEQAARVDGVFVMIAVIGGFFFFLTQGLLIWFAVKYRRRRPDRDNETPQITGNHLLEFFWVLIPSIVVVAIFYYGWRVYADLSGPPEAATEVHVNGRQWLYEVRYPDGRTAVNEIRVPAGKTVKFLLSASDVIHGFSLPDFRVKMDMIPGRITTLTLHPERPGRFQIYCTVYCGTQHSNMLAELIVMAPEEYARWEAGEREGPAGAVEPPAARGERLAKSAGCLNCHAVEGPAKIGPNLKGLFGSKRPLEGAAEAVADEEYLRESIVDPGAKIARGYPNVMPTFKTTLTPEDVSALVEWLKKLK
- a CDS encoding SCO family protein — protein: MTAVRRAAALFTLLALLALPAFRAAAHEAQDEGLAGVGVDERLGARVPMELPLIDLSGKTVRLGDYLRGGPAILTLNYYTCPMLCPLTFRSYAATMDQVKGLSVSKDYRIVTVSINPEEEPRNARARADETHSFLKGLADADDRWLFLRGSPESIRRLTESVGFRYKKVGVEYAHATVAIVLTPDGAVSRYLYGIEIPPLDLKLALIEAAGGKIGASTAANAILMFCYQYDPAGRKYALVARNIMKAAGAATLLLLAALFLYLRIRPGRRAPGREAGE